Genomic window (Drosophila sulfurigaster albostrigata strain 15112-1811.04 chromosome 2R, ASM2355843v2, whole genome shotgun sequence):
GGGTCCCAGGGGCTCTTTGCTTTCGTTGACTATCTTGGCCTTGAAGCCAGCGGTTAACCGACCCACCGATTTAGGTTTCTGATCGAAATTCCAATTAAAGGTGGCCCAAATGCCAACCTCAGTCATGCCGTAGGCAAAGTGCAACACATTGCCGGGCAAACGCTTTCGCAGCTGATTGAGTAAGTCCAGCGAGCAACGACATCCCGTAAACATGCAATAACGCACGCTATCCAAGTTCGTTTGCTCATACTCCGGTGAGTGATAAACCATGGCGAGGTGGAAGGgtgccaacagcagccaggTGATCTGATGCTTCTCAATCAGATGCAACAAGAGTCCAGCATCGAAAGCGTTGTCGGATATGATGCGCTTAGTGCTAAACACAGCGGTGGTAATAACTGCAATCAGTCCGGTAATCCAGTCGAGGGAACTGTGCGAATATTGCACATCCGCCGTGGTTAACATTCTGTGCAAAGTAggataaattaattaagagtTATTACTAAGTTCTTCTACGCTTTTCACTTACAAATTTCCATTCAAAATCTTTCGACTGTTCGCTATGGTCACCGCTTTGGGTGTGCCCGTGGTGCCCGATGAGCAGATGATGGCCAACGTTTGGTTGTTGCCCTGCTCCAGACGAAGTGGCTTAAAGCTCTGCTCCACTTTGGTCAAGAGCAGCTGTTCAATGGATATGCTATCCGCAGCATGTTTGCGCATTGTCACAATCTTTGGATTCAATGTTTTTGTAGCCGATTTAACTGTATTATATTCATCGCCATCACAGAAGATCACTTGAGGTTTGGTAATGTTGAATAGCTTCTCTATGTTCGATTGATCATAGTTGACGTTGAGTGAATGGAAGGCAATGCCATTGAAGAAGCAGGCATAAGCCACAGCTGCCATATGCGTTGTGTTCCTGCCAATGATGCCCACCACATCAGTTTGAATCAAGCCCAGATTACGCAGATAGCTGGCAATGCTCATGGCATTCTGCAGCATCTCTTCACGCAGCAGAACCGTATTTTCAGTAACAGAAACCTAGCAAGAGATTGCATAATcaataaagtattaaatacttgTAATAAACTCTCAACTTACCTGCGCAATTTGCTTGGGATGTCGCCGCATCTCATAGTAGATAATCTCACCTATTGACAGGTTGGGGTCAAAGTGATCGTGATCATCTAGGCTGGACCAAATCTTGCTCGCCGGATCGTAGCTAATCTCTGGTTTGAATTCCATCTTGAGTGCGTCTTGTTGATACTGTAAATGCGAGGCAATCGCCAGTGCAGTCGTCTTTTTTATACTCGGTGTACTCtcgatttgtttatttttttgtttgtgataAGCAAATGTCACACAAACGCAAACAACTCAATTTCACAATTACCCTTTTGTGCTGATTCATTTGATGATCCTCATCAAgctgatatacatatatttctattacataaaaatatttgtacac
Coding sequences:
- the LOC133838242 gene encoding uncharacterized protein LOC133838242, whose protein sequence is MEFKPEISYDPASKIWSSLDDHDHFDPNLSIGEIIYYEMRRHPKQIAQVSVTENTVLLREEMLQNAMSIASYLRNLGLIQTDVVGIIGRNTTHMAAVAYACFFNGIAFHSLNVNYDQSNIEKLFNITKPQVIFCDGDEYNTVKSATKTLNPKIVTMRKHAADSISIEQLLLTKVEQSFKPLRLEQGNNQTLAIICSSGTTGTPKAVTIANSRKILNGNLMLTTADVQYSHSSLDWITGLIAVITTAVFSTKRIISDNAFDAGLLLHLIEKHQITWLLLAPFHLAMVYHSPEYEQTNLDSVRYCMFTGCRCSLDLLNQLRKRLPGNVLHFAYGMTEVGIWATFNWNFDQKPKSVGRLTAGFKAKIVNESKEPLGPNEMGEVCLNNGQYWAGYFGNTQESRNIRDSNRWFYTGDLGYIDEDGFLFVMERKKDMLKYQNIMYYPHEVEEVICQMPQVADVCVFGVWNDTTGDEAAAAVVSKPGVQLRAEDVIDYVHNHVGAPYKQLIGGAIIVDDLKRSPNGKTNRLANKEHFMQVKGRN